GTTTTGCCGATGGGCCCGCGTGTGAGGTCCTGTTCTGCCATCGCCGTCTTACTTCGTATCGAACTTCACGCCGGCCGCCGGCGCGGGCACGGCACACCGGTGGCCGCGCACATTATCGAGAAAGCGCTCGATCAGCGGCAGTATCTTCGCTTCGATGTCGCCATGCCCGTAACCGAAACCCGCGAAGTTGAAGTGCGTCGCGCCATCGACCACCGCGAGCCAGTGACACCCCGGGGGCATGTCGGCGAACGGCTCGGTGCGCGTCTGCCATTTGCCTTCGAGGGGATCGTCGCGCGTACCCGTCACGAGCAGAGCAGGCTTACGCACGTCATGCCACGCGCCCGCCGGAAAGATCGCGCCTTTGCCTTGCGGCGATAGCGCGATGTATGCGTCGAAACGGTCGTCGCTGTCGAGCCCGAGCTTGTTCTTCGCGCCCGCCTCGATCATGACGGTCACCGCCCCCATCGAATGTCCCGCCAGCACCGCAGGCCCTGCGTGGCACTGACCCCGCGCCCAGCGCAGCGCCGCCCCCGCATCTTCGAGACGGTCGTCATACGCTTCGGGGTCCGTAGTGAGGGCGAGCAATCCGTCGCGCAGACCGCCGTTGCGCACCCGGTCGCGCAGCGAGTCGCGTCCGCTTTCCTGATGCGCCATCGTCACCGTCAGCCAGCCGTATTGCGAGAGCGCTCGCCCGAGCCACGACATCGCGTCGCGGTCGTCGCCCGCGCCGGGGCTCACGACGACGACGCCTTGACAGGCCGCTTGAGGACGGAAGACGTGCAGGTTGGCATACGCGCCGTCGCTGCGCATCACGCGCTGATCGACGCCGGTCGCGGCCGAAGATGGGGACGATAGGGAACCGGCGGGCGTCGAAGCAGGTCTGGCCGCAGCAGCAGGGGCGGCTTTCGCTGGCGCGCCCCCCGGCAGAATGGTGTCGGCAGCGAAAACGTGAGACGGGAAAACGACAAGCGACGATGCGACGAACAGCGACGCGCCGACGCTGCAGGCACCGAGCGCGACGCGTAACGTCCCGAACGATCGTCCCACGGCCCTGCGCGACTTTCCGAGCATCCGTTCTCCCCTTGGTTTCCGGCAGCACGCAGCCAACCTGGCCCAAGGGGCGCTTGTCCCTGATCTTGCTAAGCTCGAACCACCGAGGGAACGGGTTAGGCCGGGAGCGACGGTCTCGCGACGAAGCTCCGCTGCGACATCACACGATGAGCCATCTTAGCGCGGATTGCGTGGGCGCTCGCATGATTTTTGCATCGCGCCGACCTGTCTCGCGTGCGCAACGCATGGGACGATGCCCGAACTCACCAATCGCTCATCAATCGCTCGTCGACGTCACCGCCA
The Pandoraea oxalativorans genome window above contains:
- a CDS encoding alpha/beta hydrolase family protein — its product is MGRSFGTLRVALGACSVGASLFVASSLVVFPSHVFAADTILPGGAPAKAAPAAAARPASTPAGSLSSPSSAATGVDQRVMRSDGAYANLHVFRPQAACQGVVVVSPGAGDDRDAMSWLGRALSQYGWLTVTMAHQESGRDSLRDRVRNGGLRDGLLALTTDPEAYDDRLEDAGAALRWARGQCHAGPAVLAGHSMGAVTVMIEAGAKNKLGLDSDDRFDAYIALSPQGKGAIFPAGAWHDVRKPALLVTGTRDDPLEGKWQTRTEPFADMPPGCHWLAVVDGATHFNFAGFGYGHGDIEAKILPLIERFLDNVRGHRCAVPAPAAGVKFDTK